ACATTTCTGCCAGTTAAGAGAATGTTTCTTTAAACTTCTCTTGGACAATTCAGGTGATACTAAATCACCTGATGTTCTAATTGAACATATTTAACATTACAAAATCCTTGAGAGTGCTAAAGTATATATGTCCTAAAGAGTACTCCTACAAAAAATGTCTGTTTATGTTTTATCAGTTTATCtttataaaaatcaaagttGCACATGAACGTTTTTGTACTACTTTACAGGAATATATTTCTAAGaacaaaattcttatttttctcttgttctgtacgcatatttttaaatgaatcatAAATCTTATTTCTTACCTCTGCTGTTTTGTTTACTTTGCTTTTTGTCTCTTAATGTGGTAAGTAgtactgttttaaaaatcaatttaaaaagaataattcaGGTTTCTGTTTCTCAATCTATATTTATACCTGAGACCTGCAGTTTTTCTAAAGTCCAAGTCACAATTAAAAGTAATAGCATTCTGGTTATTTTGCAGAATTGCTCATAAGAATGGACAGGATCTTGAAGGCTAACTGCAAGGAACTGTGCACACTGGAACTCAGTTGTagattttttctcatttctatttattcttattatacattatttatatatacatattttagtATTTACATTTTAACATTCTATATTCAGTGCAGTTCTATATTTCCAATCATTTTAACTTACTCACTAAAATTTCTGTGTAAATTTGTTGTTTTCGTACTGGTGTGCTTAGCATTGTTGTTAGTTTTATTCTCCTTTcttaaatttctgaaaatgtcaatttttcaaaatttacaGCTACCCAAACTCCAAAATGATGGTAGAGAATTgaccaagaaaaataaagaaatctgttAACAGGCCATGTATGCCttttaattcctattttttcctctttttcgatttttttaatatttcatatattttgtaTCACTAGGCAGAAGACATTTAACTATTTAGAAAATGCATGGTAAATTAGATAGAATTGTTACAGTAATTTATAGAACAGTAAACCTTAGAGGACCCTAGCCAATAGAATATTAGAAAAGGAAACTTTGTTTCTCTTATACTTCAAATTTGAACATTCTAGTTTTAGCCAGTATAGGTTATGTGCATAGGTTGCATGTTTATTACATgttattttttttgtcctacTGCTTTTTTCTAACAGGTAAAGAAGCAATAGGGAGAGTTCAGGAATGACTGTAGTTTTAGGGCTAACTgaatttataagaaaaaattatgctCACAATACAGTGTGTGTGGTTccttttagtttttattttgcaggttATCAATACTACCCTCATATAGCTGTGCTTCTTTTCACAGGGATGCACGGGTAGTTAAAGATATGGCAACTGGAAAGTCAAAAGGCTATGGTTTTGTATCTTTTTATAACAAACTGGTGAGTAATCACAATGCAGGTTTAAAATAGTtcctattttccatttttagtttTGCCTGTTTATTATGTATTCACTGTTTATTAGACTTCACCCAAGGAAACAAATTTACATGTACAGGAGCTGTATGTATGTTTAGGACAACATGGGGAAACTGAataattttccttaaatattttgcatagGAAAAACTCACAGTTTCAGGATTTTAGGCACATAAAGCCTGTTTGTGCGGTCAGAAGTCCTACATGTCAGATCTCTTTTGATGGTTCTGTAACAGTTACCTGGAGCTGTCATAATCAgagaaaaagttttaatttcttcagattTGCCAGTACCATAAGATACTGCAATTTAATGCCTTCACTTAGCGTGTTTTTCCAGTTACACTTCCTTTGTTCTGtgtttcagctggaaaagcaaggAATAGCTGTTATTTCTTTGTaccccttttcccttatcataCAGTTGTTTGGTTCCTGTGACCAGAGGGGAACTGTAACAGTCATGGAATTAAAGTTAGTGGATTCTTTTGAGACTGAGCCATAAAAACTCCAGTTTGAAATTTCTCTTAATTCTACAAAATTAATGGATGAATTCTAAACACAGTACTAAAAAGTACTCTTAAATTTCATGTCCTGATTGCTGTtcattcccacagcagctgcacctgTAGAGTTATGGTGTGACTATGCTGTGCTGGTCCTTTAAGGCCTGTTTTTCAGAATGTATCATTCTGCTAGATTATATACTCCCAGTCTTCAGGTACTCCAGCCTGAGCTCTTAATGCATAACCCAGTTAAGAGAAAATGGAACTCCTGCATTGCACTGGATCAGTTATGGCTTGGGCGCTCTTCCATTTTTGTCTCAGCTGTGATCCTCAAGCAGGACAGCAGCAAGATTGATCAGAGAGTATTTCCTTTCCTAGTCAGTTCATTATGTGTTCACCATGTTTTAGGAGCCAAAGATGCTTGAATCAATTGGGATGTTTAATTATCTGGTGGTCTGGTTTTATCACTTAGattgtatttttcttattgGTTATgttttgtaatttcatttttgtatttatgtGTTTTCAAAATGAGTACTCAATATAATTAAAACCTAGAAAGATCAAGGTCCTGAGTTTGAGAAGAGAATTCtagctgggagcagctcaccTTTAACTTGTCCacattttttttgtcccttgtgcttggcagttttttccttaagctttgttttttccttaagcTTTGTGCCCTCGGAAAAGCATTTCAAACAAGCACTATTTGCCTGTCTTCTTCCAAAGCAATTGGGAGACACACGTTGCTTCTTGCAGCTGTTAGCAAACTTACCCTTGCTTACCAGCTCCTTCTGCTTACACTGTGAACTTAAAGATTGTCTTCAGTTTCATGTTCGAGATAAAAAGTGGGCCATGGATTCTCATGTGTATTCATACAATGGCTTTAACATGTGGAGAACTTACAAAGCATCTGTTGCACACCTGCaggaagcaaaagaaacattcagtatagcagtttttatttcagtgattaGTCCTGGCATCTGTGTGACCTTCCCACTTTTTTTGGCAACTTTTGAACGTTTTAATGTAGATGCTTGTATAGTGTATGTGTATATGgtataaatgtgtgtgtgtaaaaatgTGTGTATACGTGTATGTATACAGGTAGTATATATTTGATTGCAGTTGGCTTCTATCCTGTGTAGAAAATGGGTGGGAGGAAGTTTTTACCAAATTACTTCTGAGGGCCTTCTCTGTAACCAGTTGCCTTCATGTTGATCAATGTCTGTCTGCTTGCTATGATTGTTCAGAATTTCATACTCTTCTTAGTACTGTTACTGGTTTTGTCAGTGGAATTAACTGATAACCAAGTCTTGGGAGTAGATTTGTACATGGTTTTTGTGGAAGTGCTACAATCTCTGTTTTAATCTCTTCAGGATGCAGAAAATGCTATTGTACACATGGGAGGCCAGTGGTTGGGAGGCCGCCAGATCAGAACTAACTGGGCAACAAGGAAACCACCAGCCCCTAAAAGTACACAAGAAAGTAAGAGCTTCGTGTCATGCTGTGTTGTGTTTGCTGTCTTTTCACTGTTCAGTGGGGGAATAAAACATAAGCCAAAATCATGTTACTTAAATCACATATTAGCTTGCCTTCCAGATCTTGATTAGATTTTTTAGGTATGTTGCATCAACATagtcataaaatatttaatgtttgttAATAATGTGTTTGTTAAATGTGAAATTCATGCTTGTGTATGAGGTAAGTGTCTAGGCTACTGTCAGCCCACTCCTGAAAACCAGCCTTCTCTCTTTATAGATAATACAAAACAGTTGAGATTTGAAGATGTAGTAAATCAGTCAAGTCCAAAAAATTGTACTGTGTACTGTGGAGGAATTGCCTCGGGGCTAACAGGTATGAAGtattctcttattttttattattgaaaCTTTTTGGACACCAGGATGATTACTAATTCAAAAACATCTTACGTTCTAGATCAGCTTATGAGACAGACTTTTTCACCATTTGGACAGATTATGGAAATAAGGGTGTTTCCAGAAAAAGGTTACTCATTTGTCAGGTATggacagagaaagcaaaatctCTGGGTCTGTGCGTGTAGTAACACTTCATTTCTCTGTAATTTCACCTGATTGAACTTGTCCTGATACAATAAAAGCTGTCACCATATATTCATAGAATAATTTGGAACTTGTAAAAAGGGCCACCAACATTTTTACCTCAGAAGATGAATATTTGTGAAtgcaaatgtttttctctgGATTTCCTGTATATATGGAGTCACTGTTTTTTAAGTAATCAGGTGGAAGTACTGTAAAACATAATATTagtttgtttttacattttttaggTTTTCAACCCATGAAAGTGCAGCACATGCTATTGTTTCAGTTAATGGAACCACAATTGAAGGACATGTTGTTAAATGTTATTGGGGTAAAGAATCCCCTGATATGACTAAGAACTTCCAACAGGTAACTGTGCTTAACCTTTTCTTTGTATTACAAAAGCAATTGTGTTTATACCTGTAATGACTTCCCAGTTATAATGGCTAAATTTTGTGGTGGAGTTCTTATGAAATTCCATGTTCTGTCTCAGTTATGTTCCAGTTCATCAAATTGGGCTAGTGATTTTGATGGAATATCTGTTACTGTCTTCTGGATATGATCCAAGATAGGGAGAAACTTTGAGGTAATTTTAATTCTTGCTGTTTTGCTAACTGCAGATTAGGTGGCTGTCCAACCAAATAAGTCTTTGGGGTTTCAAGCACACACAGATATATTTTTCAGTACAAGGATCTAATTAAGGCATAGTGACATCTTATTTTTCAGATCTCATTATTGCTTGTTTTAGCTCTCTGATTGATATAGCCAAAACTTTGCCTTCAGCAGCACAAATGCAATATAAACCATCTCTAGAACCTGAAGTACAATGGATTATTCTTTCTGCAGGTGGATTACAGTCAGTGGGGACAATGGAGCCAAGTATATGGAAATCCACAACAGTATGGGCAATATATGGCTAATGGGTGGCAGGTACCGTCGTATGGAATGTACGGCCAAGCATGGAATCAACAGGGTTTTGGAGTAGAGTgagtaattatattttttttttacattagaaTATTCCAGGAATGCTGTAGCTTAAGTTTCAGGCTCATTTGGGTCAAGGATTGCACAAGGTTTCAAAGTTTAGGGGGGCTCCTGTGTGCTTAAAGTTTATGTTCAGTGCTTGCCACAAGCAGATACTGGGGTGAGTCGCTCAGACTTGTACCTCGTGTGTGATAGAGGCACAAAGACCACCCAGTGTGCAAAAGTTTTGGGTGATGGTCTTGTCTGGTGTCTAAATCTATTCTGGGTTCTGACTGGAGGTGGTGAGTCTGAGCCAGGAGCCCTGGGTATTTGCCTACAGGGAGAGAAGGAACTACACACGGACACTTTAACTTGTGCAGTTTCAGAATTTGGGTGGGCTTTTAGTAATGGATCTCTTGAAGATTGAAGTCTTCAAAAGAACTCTTTGttttaacataattttgaaataacttGTTTGCCTAGTTCTTCATTATCTGGTGCCAATTAAACATATTAAGCCCTGTTAGACCTATCACTGGTGTTCATGCCCATGAGGTATTGGGCATTTCTGCATCACTGATGTTGAGTTCCAGCCACCTGTGTGTGTTCATGCCTTGGGAGGCAGATGCCATATCCAACTGGTACCCaaggtttgtggggttttttctcctttgttcttAAAAAGCTCCTGATATTTTCAGGAATCACATGCTGTAGAGTTTAACCTGAATTActcattaaaaagaagaagaaattgttCTATTTTGATACAAGTAGTTGTGTAGGAagtatgtttttatattttttttaagttgcttTTCCCCACCTTTTTTAACcatcctgtttctttttaagcCAATCTCCATCTGCTGCCTGGATGGGTGGATTTGGTGCTCAGCCTGCCCAGGGACAAGGTGCTCCTGTAATACCTAACCAAGCTGGATATGGTATGGCAAGCTACCAAACGCAGTGAGCTGGGACTCTGTTCAAAAGTGTGTATTTCATGATAGGCTGCAGTTTCCAGTGACATTCTGAAGACTGGAATGtagacaatgaaaaaaaaaagaaaatatttattttaaaaatggaaatgtttggaACCTTTAGCACAGCTTTGCTTTGGTGAAGGACACAAATGTCTTCTAGTTCTGCCTTTTTAAGTTTTTGTTCATGATGGATATgaacatgtttttctttgtgtacaaaaatgaaaaataaagtcaaTAAAGACAATTCTGACTACAAATTTTGATATAGTAGGAGAAATGGCTAATGAATTTGATCTTGAGGTtaccattcctttttttttttttttggtttttttttgttttgtcttcagtGTTTTATATCATTGTGCTTTTAAGAGAAATGACGTTGAAAAACAGGGAGTTGCTTTTAGTTGAACACACATCCTGAAATAAACTGTGGACCAATCACTACAACCTGCGAGACAGTATTGAGTTTTCAAGAAACCTATGGACATAGCTCAAAGTATATGTAGGActtggaataattttttaaaaagatatttaatttttctacaTGCTTACAGAAAACAGCTGATACAATGAATAGTTCagtctgaaatgaaaaacagtaCTGTCTGAGAAATTTCACATAACTTTTACTGTCCACATTCAGGCACATGTTGGAACTTTTCAGAGCTGGTTTGCTTGTTAAAACTCTAGTagtttacatttaattttgagAAGTAAAAGTGTTTTTACAAGTATGTTGTTTGTATTCAAATCAGACAGTCATACTTGGGCTTTTACATAAAGTTTGAAGGCTACACAttgtaaatatttcataattacAGTGTTTCAAAAGCATGCTCAAACATAGAAGTAGCAATGTAATTATTCAAAGTAATACTTAATATACCCTACTGCTTTAAATGCAGTAGATTGACAAGAATGTGCAAGACTGACATTTCCAAAGTTGGCTATTATGTAAAGTTACATAAAGAACTATAACAAAGAgccttaattttaatttcataaatcTTTAATGCATCACCTTTTTGTCattagaaatacaaattttttgCTTTACATTATTTGGTATGTAAATACCTTGGTTAACAACCTTGTAAACCTATTTCAAGGTTATTATAAGTTGTATAGTATCTTGAGTGTTTTGAAAAATCTTGATGTTTTTTAAGTCTAGAAATATTTTGCCCAAGAATTTTTTAACAAGATTGTTAAAAACATCTTATTTTAGAGAATATTCAATGTGCCATTTGGTAAATGGAGATGCAGTTGAAACAGTACACTGAGTTGtgacttatttttaattaaagtttttGTCTTTATGGATGGTTTGCATGTGATGAACTTGTACAGAGGCTGGGTTGTTTGTGTACTGAGTGTGTAAATGGATAAATCATGAAGATGTTTAAATGGTATACTTGGgttatttctgaattattttatgGTTACATTGATATAAACTGCCTCAATAAATTTGAAGTTGAAAATGAATGTAAGTTAGATATAAGTAATGTGTCCTCCCTGTGACAGCTAGAGGGTGCAAATGCCTCAGCTGTCATCTGGAATGCTGAGGCAGgcagggttggaagggaaagAGTAGGATTTGCAGTAGTAGCTCGGTGAAGcaaacttgtattttaaaagaaacagaaaatttggTTTTTAGAGATGGTAGTTCTAAGTGAGTGTCTGAGAAGCTGTGTatattctcttttctgtttctgaccATGCAGGTGTTGCGAGGTGGAGTAGTCTTGTTTTGAAATGGAGATTTGCAGTTGTGTTAAACCCAGCCAGGTTGTGCAAATAACTACACTTATTGCTGTAGCAAATCACATGagggttttctttcctcctttattGATGGGTGAAGTAGTACCTTGACTTTTAGATCAGGTTGAGAGTGAGATGTACTGGAAGAGCAGTTTAGTCAGTTGGCTCAGCTGCACCAGAGGTACTTGTGACTCTGGGCATCTAATGCATGCAATAATGACTGAAGTTAGTGTGGAACCACGAGTGCTCGTGCTGGCAGAATTGGCCCTttatctccttttctcctttatgGTATATGTAGTGTCTTTCCACTCAAGATAGGAATCTTGCCTACAGGACTCTTGTTTTTCTATACATTTTGTACATATGTGTATATCTACGCGAGGATCGGCCTATACATTGTCGTTTGGAAAAACCTCACGAATAAGTCTGTGTTTTTGTTACACTCAGCCGGTTTAAAAAGTCACAAGTCAGTAGAGATACAAATTGTGAGTTCCTTTAGGATTTCTTAGGCTTCACTTGAAATCTGGGGTTTCTACATCCTTCTAGGTCTAGGTTTGCCATATGGCTGTTCTGGGTGCATGCTGGAGTGGAGGCAGTTTGTTCTTTAGGCACTACTGAAAATTTAGATGATGCAAGTACATTGCCACATAAATGCCCATATAAATGGGTGTGAGATTAAGGCAGTGATCTTTCAGGTCTCAATGTGTAGATCACTTTAAATCTGATTATTTAATATGCCTGCTGTAGAGCTGGGCCGTACCTGACCTGTATTTCAGGATGAAAGATAGACTATACCTTCTGATTTAAGTCTTTTGTCATTGATTTTTATACAGCTTTTCTGTAATGGTGATATTTCTTCGCAGACTGCTCAAGGTGTGGGGGTCTCCAGTGTCCTTTAATGTCTCTCTAGCACTGCGAGGAGGAGTTGTAAATTAGATTGCGTTTTACTCAGTAGCATTCATAAATGCATCACTGACAATTTTTTGGCACCAAAGAGCCTCTTGCACCATACTGCTTTTATGAGTGACACTTACACTGTTGTAATTTCTCTAACTACAGAAATCGACCACTACCTAACCCTTACCACTAGGATTTGGATTTCAGAAATACCGATTTATTATGGCTTAAGTTGATGCGTGCAACCTAAACCAAGGTTGTAATCTGCATTTGCAGAAAGTGTTCAATAAAAGTGGAACATGATAAAGGGCTTATCCTGTATTTGTCATCTGTCAAAGCATTGTCCCTCTTTGCTGTAAAACTGACAACAGGCAGACAAGGCTGAACTTGTAAACTATGCACTTGGAATCATGTAaaagatgttttatttaaaaaattttcctACAAAATCATTTTGTATTTTGCGGAGTTGCAGTAGTAAGCCTGTAAATCTAAGGTTACGTGTAGCTTCTCATCAATCCTGCCTCCTTGTGTATATTTGCTAACAGTTTTTAGACATACCTGCAGAACCTTCTTCTTACTAAGATAACTTCATGAGAAGCGATTCACTGTACCAGAACCATTGCCTTCATTT
This region of Vidua macroura isolate BioBank_ID:100142 chromosome 8, ASM2450914v1, whole genome shotgun sequence genomic DNA includes:
- the TIAL1 gene encoding nucleolysin TIAR isoform X5; amino-acid sequence: MATGKSKGYGFVSFYNKLDAENAIVHMGGQWLGGRQIRTNWATRKPPAPKSTQENNTKQLRFEDVVNQSSPKNCTVYCGGIASGLTDQLMRQTFSPFGQIMEIRVFPEKGYSFVRFSTHESAAHAIVSVNGTTIEGHVVKCYWGKESPDMTKNFQQVDYSQWGQWSQVYGNPQQYGQYMANGWQVPSYGMYGQAWNQQGFGVDQSPSAAWMGGFGAQPAQGQGAPVIPNQAGYGMASYQTQ
- the TIAL1 gene encoding nucleolysin TIAR isoform X3, with translation MEDDGQPRTLYVGNLSRDVTEVLILQLFSQIGPCKSCKMITEQPDSRRVNSSVGFSVLQHTSNDPYCFVEFYEHRDAAAALAAMNGRKILGKEVKVNWATTPSSQKKDTSNHFHVFVGDLSPEITTEDIKSAFAPFGKISDARVVKDMATGKSKGYGFVSFYNKLDAENAIVHMGGQWLGGRQIRTNWATRKPPAPKSTQENNTKQLRFEDVVNQSSPKNCTVYCGGIASGLTDQLMRQTFSPFGQIMEIRVFPEKGYSFVRFSTHESAAHAIVSVNGTTIEGHVVKCYWGKESPDMTKNFQQLCSSSSNWASDFDGISVTVFWI
- the TIAL1 gene encoding nucleolysin TIAR isoform X4, with protein sequence MDARVVKDMATGKSKGYGFVSFYNKLDAENAIVHMGGQWLGGRQIRTNWATRKPPAPKSTQENNTKQLRFEDVVNQSSPKNCTVYCGGIASGLTDQLMRQTFSPFGQIMEIRVFPEKGYSFVRFSTHESAAHAIVSVNGTTIEGHVVKCYWGKESPDMTKNFQQVDYSQWGQWSQVYGNPQQYGQYMANGWQVPSYGMYGQAWNQQGFGVDQSPSAAWMGGFGAQPAQGQGAPVIPNQAGYGMASYQTQ
- the TIAL1 gene encoding nucleolysin TIAR isoform X1 translates to MEDDGQPRTLYVGNLSRDVTEVLILQLFSQIGPCKSCKMITEQPDSRRVNSSVGFSVLQHTSNDPYCFVEFYEHRDAAAALAAMNGRKILGKEVKVNWATTPSSQKKDTSNHFHVFVGDLSPEITTEDIKSAFAPFGKISDARVVKDMATGKSKGYGFVSFYNKLDAENAIVHMGGQWLGGRQIRTNWATRKPPAPKSTQENNTKQLRFEDVVNQSSPKNCTVYCGGIASGLTDQLMRQTFSPFGQIMEIRVFPEKGYSFVRFSTHESAAHAIVSVNGTTIEGHVVKCYWGKESPDMTKNFQQVDYSQWGQWSQVYGNPQQYGQYMANGWQVPSYGMYGQAWNQQGFGVDQSPSAAWMGGFGAQPAQGQGAPVIPNQAGYGMASYQTQ
- the TIAL1 gene encoding nucleolysin TIAR isoform X2 — encoded protein: MEDDGQPRTLYVGNLSRDVTEVLILQLFSQIGPCKSCKMITEHTSNDPYCFVEFYEHRDAAAALAAMNGRKILGKEVKVNWATTPSSQKKDTSNHFHVFVGDLSPEITTEDIKSAFAPFGKISDARVVKDMATGKSKGYGFVSFYNKLDAENAIVHMGGQWLGGRQIRTNWATRKPPAPKSTQENNTKQLRFEDVVNQSSPKNCTVYCGGIASGLTDQLMRQTFSPFGQIMEIRVFPEKGYSFVRFSTHESAAHAIVSVNGTTIEGHVVKCYWGKESPDMTKNFQQVDYSQWGQWSQVYGNPQQYGQYMANGWQVPSYGMYGQAWNQQGFGVDQSPSAAWMGGFGAQPAQGQGAPVIPNQAGYGMASYQTQ